The Methanocellales archaeon genome contains a region encoding:
- a CDS encoding (Fe-S)-binding protein, with protein sequence MPPNIAIFAVIFVASVALFGWSCFRRFRLVTLGKADNRFSNIGKRIGNMLYQAFAQRCTVSHGYRFGLNHLVLFWCFMILLIETTEFLFNGVFPDHIDLSLLPAGLYHALSFIFDWVSLFALLAVCAAVIRRLAFPPSYIVARSLEAFVILGVIAILMITFFGMNASEIAQGGVEAARYMPISSLVASIFFMDVSAGSLVGYANFFWWIQAIAMLSLLNYLPYSDHMHVLTAIPNCFFKSLTKVNTQSREEFKESNIFGVGRVDQFTWKDLFDSYSCSECGRCTDCCPANFTSKPLNPQRVIHDIKVNLLKNGPLMLRNKDPILPLISDGQEQDGSISEEVIWECTTCGACMEVCPLAIEHVPKIVDMRRHLVEMKAEFPEELLAFFENMEQRSNPWGIAPGERIKWATDIDAKPFEAGTTEYLFYVGCAGAFDARNRRTTLAVAKILDAAGISWGILGKDEMCCGDSLRRLGNEFVFDRIARENIKMFAERGVKKIITQCPHCYSTLKNDYLQYGAELEVSHHTELINNLLKEGKLELNRTNDLGKAVFHDSCYLGRYNNIYEAPRKVFASATGQIPTEMERHHDKSFCCGAGGGRMWMEEAIGKHINVARVEEALNEDLETICVCCPYCMTMFEDGLKDKDAVDRVQVLDLAEIVARALKKD encoded by the coding sequence ATGCCGCCTAATATCGCGATATTTGCCGTCATTTTTGTGGCCTCTGTAGCGCTTTTTGGCTGGAGTTGTTTCCGACGTTTTCGCTTGGTGACCCTGGGCAAGGCAGACAATCGTTTCAGTAATATCGGCAAGCGTATCGGGAACATGCTGTATCAAGCTTTTGCTCAGCGATGCACGGTTTCCCACGGATATCGTTTTGGTTTAAACCACCTTGTCCTCTTCTGGTGCTTTATGATCTTGTTGATTGAAACTACCGAGTTCCTGTTTAACGGGGTGTTCCCAGATCACATTGACCTATCGCTACTGCCGGCTGGTTTGTACCATGCCCTGTCCTTTATTTTTGACTGGGTATCGTTGTTTGCTCTCCTGGCAGTGTGTGCTGCAGTAATCCGTCGTCTGGCTTTTCCTCCGTCTTACATAGTCGCGCGGAGCCTTGAGGCCTTTGTTATTCTGGGAGTAATCGCCATTCTGATGATTACCTTTTTCGGTATGAACGCCAGCGAAATTGCTCAGGGGGGTGTAGAAGCCGCCCGGTACATGCCAATATCCAGTTTGGTGGCCTCTATTTTCTTCATGGACGTTTCAGCAGGAAGCCTAGTTGGCTATGCCAACTTTTTCTGGTGGATTCAAGCTATAGCGATGCTCTCCCTTCTGAACTACCTGCCTTACAGCGACCACATGCATGTTCTTACCGCCATTCCCAACTGTTTTTTCAAGAGTCTCACCAAGGTTAATACCCAATCTCGGGAAGAGTTCAAAGAGAGTAATATCTTCGGCGTTGGGCGGGTAGACCAATTTACCTGGAAGGATTTATTTGACTCTTATTCCTGTAGTGAGTGTGGTCGCTGTACTGATTGCTGCCCGGCTAATTTCACCAGCAAGCCGTTAAACCCGCAACGGGTCATCCACGATATTAAGGTCAACCTGCTGAAAAATGGCCCGTTAATGCTCAGGAATAAAGACCCGATACTACCCTTAATAAGCGACGGTCAAGAGCAGGACGGTAGCATATCTGAAGAGGTCATCTGGGAATGTACCACCTGTGGCGCTTGTATGGAAGTATGCCCGCTAGCTATTGAACATGTGCCCAAGATCGTTGATATGCGTCGCCATCTAGTGGAGATGAAAGCCGAGTTCCCGGAAGAGCTGCTAGCCTTTTTTGAGAATATGGAGCAGCGAAGTAATCCCTGGGGCATTGCTCCCGGGGAGCGTATCAAATGGGCGACGGACATTGATGCCAAGCCGTTTGAGGCTGGCACGACCGAATATTTATTTTACGTAGGCTGTGCCGGTGCTTTTGATGCCCGCAACCGACGGACGACCTTAGCAGTGGCTAAAATTCTGGATGCAGCGGGCATTTCCTGGGGCATCCTTGGTAAGGATGAAATGTGTTGTGGTGACAGCTTGCGCCGATTGGGTAATGAATTCGTTTTCGACCGTATAGCTAGAGAGAATATCAAGATGTTTGCTGAAAGAGGTGTTAAGAAAATTATTACCCAGTGTCCGCACTGCTACAGTACCTTGAAGAACGACTACCTTCAGTACGGTGCCGAACTGGAAGTCAGTCATCACACCGAGTTAATCAATAATCTACTCAAAGAGGGTAAACTAGAGTTGAACCGGACCAATGACCTGGGTAAAGCGGTGTTTCACGATTCCTGCTATCTGGGACGTTATAATAATATCTACGAAGCCCCGCGCAAAGTTTTTGCCTCGGCTACCGGTCAGATACCAACCGAGATGGAACGTCATCACGATAAGTCTTTTTGCTGCGGTGCCGGCGGCGGGCGCATGTGGATGGAAGAGGCCATTGGCAAACATATCAATGTGGCGCGTGTAGAAGAAGCCTTGAATGAAGACCTGGAGACGATTTGCGTATGCTGTCCGTACTGCATGACCATGTTTGAAGACGGGCTAAAAGATAAAGACGCTGTCGATAGAGTGCAGGTGTTAGATCTGGCCGAAATTGTAGCCAGAGCGCTGAAAAAGGACTGA
- a CDS encoding glutamate synthase subunit beta has product MGDPKGYLKHKRETAPYRPVCERIMDYGEVTIPHPIEKSKEQASRCMDCGTPFCNWGCPIGNYIPEWNDLMFKGQWKRAYNLLEVTNPFPEITGRLCPALCEYSCVLGINDDPVTIQENELAISEQAFKKGYVKPHPPTKRTGKIVAVVGSGPAGLACAAVLNREGHKVTVFEKDEKIGGILRYGIPSFKLDKKILDRRLGILEKEGIKFVTKTDVGIDYEVSKLKENFEAICLAGGSRVPKDLKIEGRGLSGIHFAMDYLIQSNRLLEGGKIAKEDMINAKGKKVIVIGGGDTGADCVGTANRQGATCVVQIEIMPQPPECRTDRMPWPYYPMLLKTSSSHEEGSERQWSISTKKFVGENNHVQRISCVKVNFSQDDKGCPIFIEEPNSEFEIEGDLIVLALGFTNPEHHGLIEKLRISLDKRGNVQTDNAYMTSKKGIFCAGDMHRGQSLIVWAIKEGMDAAYHINKYLSYK; this is encoded by the coding sequence ATGGGTGATCCAAAAGGTTACTTAAAACATAAAAGAGAAACTGCACCCTATAGGCCTGTATGTGAACGTATAATGGACTATGGTGAGGTCACAATACCCCATCCTATTGAAAAATCTAAAGAGCAGGCTTCCCGCTGCATGGACTGCGGAACACCGTTTTGTAATTGGGGTTGCCCAATCGGGAATTATATCCCTGAATGGAACGACCTAATGTTTAAAGGGCAGTGGAAAAGGGCTTATAATTTATTGGAGGTCACAAACCCTTTTCCTGAAATCACCGGGCGACTGTGTCCTGCACTTTGCGAATATTCATGCGTTTTAGGAATAAATGATGATCCTGTTACCATACAAGAAAATGAATTGGCGATTTCGGAACAAGCTTTCAAAAAGGGTTATGTCAAACCGCATCCGCCAACTAAAAGAACGGGTAAAATTGTAGCAGTAGTAGGATCCGGTCCAGCAGGATTAGCGTGTGCAGCAGTACTTAACAGGGAGGGTCATAAAGTAACCGTGTTTGAAAAGGATGAGAAGATTGGCGGCATTCTGAGGTATGGTATTCCAAGTTTTAAACTAGATAAAAAAATTCTCGATAGAAGACTGGGCATATTGGAAAAGGAAGGTATTAAGTTCGTTACAAAAACTGATGTTGGCATTGATTACGAAGTTTCTAAACTCAAGGAAAACTTTGAGGCCATTTGTCTGGCCGGCGGATCAAGGGTACCCAAGGATCTTAAAATCGAGGGTAGAGGGTTAAGTGGCATTCACTTTGCAATGGATTATCTTATACAATCCAATAGACTGCTAGAAGGAGGGAAAATCGCAAAAGAAGATATGATTAATGCTAAGGGAAAAAAGGTTATTGTCATCGGAGGTGGTGATACGGGTGCTGACTGTGTTGGAACCGCAAACAGACAAGGGGCGACTTGCGTTGTTCAAATCGAGATCATGCCGCAGCCGCCCGAATGCCGAACGGATAGAATGCCATGGCCCTATTATCCAATGCTCCTTAAAACTTCATCATCTCACGAAGAAGGGAGCGAGCGGCAATGGTCTATATCCACTAAGAAATTTGTAGGAGAAAATAATCACGTGCAAAGAATATCTTGCGTTAAGGTTAATTTTTCGCAAGATGACAAGGGATGCCCTATATTCATAGAAGAGCCAAACAGTGAATTTGAGATAGAGGGAGACTTAATAGTGCTTGCACTTGGATTCACAAACCCTGAGCATCATGGGCTTATAGAAAAGCTTCGAATATCATTAGATAAAAGAGGTAATGTCCAAACTGATAATGCTTATATGACGTCCAAAAAGGGCATATTTTGCGCCGGAGATATGCATAGAGGGCAGTCTCTCATCGTTTGGGCAATTAAAGAAGGTATGGATGCAGCATATCATATCAATAAATATTTGTCTTACAAATGA
- a CDS encoding electron transfer flavoprotein subunit alpha yields MKKKNKIKKPHGVARLIPGKCIACGARCQADCPKDAIEMNDKGEPIIIVENCIGCRKCLEICPADALEIYYTPKELKILAEIAAQAEAVDAPEVEEVGAEKAAVLARIKEYKGVWVFVEQAEGKPAGVSWELLSVGADLAKIRGVELCTVVIGDKMEALCQESFAYGAAKIYLIDDPVFHYYRTEPYYKAICYLIEKYKPEIVLVGATGLGRDLAGAVATQLKTGLTADCTDLAIDDRGFLLQTRPAFGGNIMATILTERNRPQMATVRPHVMPMPEKDSSRKGKIVRESIPVKEEDVGVKVLEITEVDKQGVDVAAADVIVSGGRGMCAPENFHILQELADELGGVVGCSRAAVEAGWMPVERQVGQTGKTVRPKIYIACGISGAIQHLVGMQTSDVIIAINTDQHAPIFEVATYGIVGDLFKIVPAITNRIRELQAKKSKLLRSAGLLTTERE; encoded by the coding sequence ATGAAAAAGAAGAATAAAATAAAGAAACCCCATGGGGTAGCTCGACTCATTCCTGGCAAGTGCATCGCCTGTGGTGCCCGTTGCCAGGCTGATTGCCCCAAAGACGCCATAGAAATGAATGACAAAGGCGAGCCAATCATAATTGTAGAGAATTGTATCGGCTGCCGCAAGTGCCTCGAGATTTGCCCGGCTGACGCTCTTGAAATATACTATACTCCAAAGGAGCTGAAGATTCTCGCTGAGATAGCTGCTCAAGCCGAGGCAGTAGATGCCCCCGAAGTCGAAGAGGTGGGTGCCGAGAAAGCGGCGGTGCTGGCCAGGATTAAAGAGTACAAGGGCGTCTGGGTCTTTGTGGAGCAGGCTGAAGGCAAACCGGCTGGAGTTTCCTGGGAACTGCTGAGTGTAGGTGCTGACCTGGCTAAAATCCGGGGCGTTGAGCTTTGCACTGTGGTCATTGGCGACAAGATGGAGGCTCTTTGTCAGGAGTCATTTGCCTATGGCGCTGCCAAGATATACCTGATTGACGACCCGGTATTTCACTATTACCGCACCGAGCCATATTACAAAGCCATTTGTTACCTGATTGAAAAGTATAAACCAGAGATTGTGCTAGTGGGTGCCACCGGCTTGGGGAGGGATTTAGCCGGGGCCGTAGCAACACAACTCAAGACCGGATTGACTGCAGATTGCACCGATCTGGCAATTGACGACAGAGGTTTTTTGCTGCAGACACGTCCTGCCTTTGGTGGCAATATCATGGCTACCATTTTGACCGAACGCAACCGTCCGCAGATGGCCACGGTTCGACCGCATGTGATGCCCATGCCAGAGAAGGACAGTTCCCGCAAGGGTAAGATTGTCCGTGAGTCCATACCGGTGAAGGAAGAGGATGTTGGGGTCAAGGTTCTGGAGATAACTGAAGTTGACAAACAGGGTGTGGATGTGGCTGCTGCAGATGTAATTGTCTCAGGCGGGCGAGGCATGTGCGCTCCAGAGAATTTTCACATCCTGCAAGAACTGGCTGACGAACTAGGTGGTGTTGTCGGTTGTTCCCGGGCTGCGGTTGAGGCAGGCTGGATGCCGGTGGAACGTCAGGTCGGCCAAACTGGCAAGACGGTTAGACCCAAGATTTATATTGCCTGTGGCATCAGCGGCGCTATTCAGCACCTGGTGGGCATGCAGACTTCGGATGTGATCATCGCCATCAATACCGACCAGCATGCACCCATCTTTGAGGTAGCTACTTATGGAATTGTGGGTGACCTCTTCAAGATAGTTCCAGCCATTACCAATCGTATTAGAGAATTGCAAGCCAAAAAGAGCAAGTTATTGCGTAGTGCAGGATTACTGACAACAGAAAGGGAGTAA
- the gltB gene encoding glutamate synthase large subunit yields the protein MNHKHFPAKQGLYDPQFERDSCGVGFVCNINGQKSHNIIDQGLMILKHLAHRGAVGADPKTGDGAGILIQVPHEFLLKECKENEINLPHVGEYGTGLIFLPQDRKECDYCKNIFSKVISAEGQELLGWRKVPVDDSLIGKMARETEPIIEQIFIRKSENISGQLSFERKLYIIRKQIENEIHSSKLKQKSFFYITNISSRTMSYKGLLMPHQLEDFFLDLKDEAIKSAICLVHSRYSTNTFPTWDLAQPFRFLAHNGEINTLRGNINWMRAREGLLKNKYFGKDIEKIKPVIAPGGSDSATIDNVFELLTLSGRSMQHAMTMLIPSAWGKYTLVDEKLKEFFRYHACLMEPWDGPATIAFTNGKQIGAVLDRNGLRPARYIVTKNDLVVMASEVGVLDLNPNEILYSGRLEPGKMFFIDTELKKIVKDEEIKESLLHERPYCEWTKKHIIELDELPKLKRKKKIENHINNVLLEMKIFGYTREDLTYLLKPMGETGKEPIGSMGNDTPHAILSSKPQLLFNYFKQLFAQVTNPAIDPIREDFVMSIRSFIGPQKNILEEIPDHAMKLDVREPILTNSELDKIRHINGKGFKTKTVSLLFDIRKKGSFMKALDRICKQAEHAIKEKYSFIILSDKGVNENYAALPSLMAMGCVQHHLVQKAMRTQISIIIESAEPREVHHFALLFGYGADCVNPYLAYEALRHLIHLGELNISINEAVRNYRKAINKGILKILSKMGISTIRSYRGAQIFEALGLDNHIIDKCFAGTASRIGGADFEVIQEETIKRHIKAFSDTEKGSSILPTGGIYQWKRDGEFHLWNPESIATLQEATRKGDYAKYKVFSKLIDDQSKHPTTIRSLLEFKKTTPIPIEEVEPVEEIVKRFATGAMSFGSISGAAHRSLAIAMNRLGAKSNTGEGGEDPSRFNPLPNGDSERSAIKQVASGRFGVTTNYLINADELQIKIAQGAKPGEGGQLPGHKVSAIIAKTRYTTPMVTLISPPPHHDIYSIEDLAQLIFDLKNVNPNARISVKLVSEIGVGTIAAGVAKGHADMILISGGDGGTGASPLSSIRHAGLPWELGLSETHQTLVLNNLRSRVRLQTDGQLRTGKDVAIATMLGAEEYGFCTAALIVLGCVMLRHCHLNNCSIGIATQEELLENRFKGNPDHVVNYFNFVATELREIMATLGVRKIEEMVGRTDLLKVNKSIIPWKAKGIDYSRILHKPKVGDNVGCNTRQDHGIDSVLDKKLIHLSKKALTEKEQTKIHMKINNANRSTGAMLSGEICKIHGESGLPPNTIHCKFEGTAGQSFGAFLAKGVTFELEGMSNDYIGKGLFGGKIIVYPTKNSDYKPEENVLIGNTAFYGAINGEAYINGIAGERFCIRNSGLYAVVEGVGDHGCEYMTGGRVLVLGKTGRNFAAGMSGGIAYVYDEDEKFKLRCNTDMVILETPGDEDKNIIKTLLSNHHRYTGSSLAKHFLDNFKSEIRHFVKVIPIEYKRITEGIKVEDRLDLKEYTDG from the coding sequence ATGAATCATAAACATTTTCCTGCAAAACAAGGTCTTTATGACCCGCAGTTTGAACGAGATTCCTGTGGCGTAGGATTCGTATGTAATATCAATGGCCAAAAAAGCCATAATATTATCGATCAAGGCTTAATGATATTAAAGCATCTTGCGCACAGGGGGGCTGTTGGCGCAGATCCTAAAACAGGTGATGGCGCCGGCATTTTGATTCAGGTTCCTCATGAATTTCTTCTTAAAGAGTGTAAAGAGAATGAGATTAATTTGCCTCATGTGGGAGAGTATGGAACGGGATTGATATTCTTACCACAGGATAGAAAAGAATGTGATTATTGTAAAAATATATTTTCAAAAGTTATTTCTGCCGAAGGCCAAGAGCTCTTAGGTTGGCGAAAGGTTCCTGTAGACGATTCTCTTATAGGCAAGATGGCACGAGAAACCGAGCCTATAATTGAGCAAATATTTATAAGAAAGAGTGAAAATATCAGCGGCCAACTGTCGTTTGAGAGAAAACTGTATATTATACGAAAGCAAATAGAAAATGAAATCCATTCCTCCAAACTTAAACAAAAATCTTTCTTTTATATTACGAATATCTCAAGCCGAACTATGTCGTATAAAGGACTTTTAATGCCTCATCAATTGGAAGATTTCTTCCTTGATCTTAAAGATGAAGCAATAAAAAGTGCTATTTGTTTAGTGCATTCTCGCTATAGCACAAATACGTTTCCAACCTGGGATTTGGCTCAACCGTTTAGATTTCTCGCCCATAATGGAGAGATAAACACATTAAGAGGTAATATCAATTGGATGAGGGCACGAGAGGGGCTTCTTAAAAATAAATATTTCGGAAAAGACATAGAGAAGATAAAACCAGTCATCGCCCCTGGTGGCAGTGATTCAGCAACTATTGATAACGTATTTGAATTGCTTACATTGTCAGGCAGATCGATGCAACATGCAATGACAATGTTGATACCTTCGGCTTGGGGCAAATATACTCTCGTAGATGAGAAGTTAAAAGAATTTTTTAGATATCATGCGTGCCTTATGGAGCCATGGGATGGACCTGCTACAATCGCATTTACTAACGGAAAACAGATCGGTGCAGTGCTTGATAGAAACGGATTAAGACCAGCAAGATATATCGTAACAAAGAACGATTTGGTCGTAATGGCATCTGAGGTCGGTGTTCTTGACCTTAATCCAAATGAAATCCTTTATTCGGGAAGGCTTGAGCCAGGAAAAATGTTTTTTATAGATACGGAGCTTAAAAAAATAGTCAAGGATGAAGAGATCAAAGAAAGCCTATTACACGAAAGACCTTATTGTGAATGGACCAAGAAACATATAATCGAATTAGATGAATTGCCGAAGCTGAAAAGAAAAAAGAAGATTGAAAACCATATTAACAACGTTCTTCTCGAGATGAAGATTTTTGGTTATACGCGCGAAGATTTAACGTATTTATTAAAACCTATGGGTGAGACGGGAAAAGAGCCGATTGGGTCTATGGGTAATGATACCCCCCATGCTATTTTGTCAAGTAAACCGCAACTCCTTTTTAACTACTTTAAGCAACTGTTTGCTCAAGTAACGAATCCTGCGATAGATCCTATACGCGAAGACTTTGTCATGAGCATAAGAAGCTTCATAGGGCCGCAAAAAAATATTTTAGAAGAGATACCTGACCACGCGATGAAGCTTGATGTCAGAGAACCTATTTTGACAAACAGCGAGCTAGATAAGATAAGGCATATAAACGGGAAAGGCTTCAAAACCAAGACCGTATCTTTACTTTTTGATATACGCAAAAAGGGCTCTTTTATGAAAGCTCTCGATCGTATATGCAAGCAGGCAGAACATGCAATCAAAGAGAAATACTCTTTCATCATACTAAGCGATAAAGGAGTGAATGAAAATTATGCTGCATTGCCTTCGCTTATGGCAATGGGATGCGTGCAACATCATCTGGTTCAAAAAGCCATGCGTACGCAGATCAGCATAATTATAGAGAGCGCAGAGCCAAGAGAAGTTCACCATTTTGCTCTTTTATTCGGATATGGGGCAGACTGCGTAAATCCTTATCTAGCATATGAAGCCCTGCGGCATCTTATCCATCTAGGGGAACTAAATATATCAATTAATGAGGCTGTAAGAAATTATAGAAAAGCTATTAATAAAGGCATACTCAAAATACTGTCAAAAATGGGCATTTCCACCATAAGAAGTTACCGGGGTGCCCAGATATTTGAGGCATTAGGACTGGATAATCACATAATAGATAAATGTTTTGCTGGTACTGCATCGCGCATAGGTGGTGCCGATTTTGAAGTAATTCAAGAAGAAACGATTAAAAGGCATATAAAAGCATTTTCAGATACAGAAAAGGGTTCATCTATCCTCCCTACAGGAGGGATATATCAATGGAAAAGAGATGGAGAATTTCATCTTTGGAATCCGGAAAGCATAGCAACGCTTCAAGAGGCTACAAGGAAAGGCGACTACGCTAAATATAAAGTTTTTTCCAAGTTGATAGACGATCAATCCAAGCATCCCACAACTATAAGAAGCTTATTAGAATTCAAGAAAACTACTCCTATACCTATCGAAGAGGTTGAACCTGTCGAAGAAATAGTAAAAAGGTTTGCAACCGGTGCTATGAGCTTTGGATCGATTAGTGGGGCCGCTCACAGGTCTTTAGCTATAGCAATGAACAGGCTAGGTGCTAAGTCTAATACGGGAGAGGGGGGTGAGGATCCATCCAGATTTAATCCTCTTCCGAACGGTGATTCAGAAAGAAGTGCCATAAAGCAGGTAGCATCAGGCAGATTTGGTGTTACAACAAATTATCTCATTAATGCTGATGAATTACAGATTAAAATCGCGCAGGGTGCAAAACCCGGAGAAGGGGGGCAGCTTCCAGGGCATAAGGTAAGCGCTATAATTGCAAAAACCCGATATACGACCCCTATGGTAACCTTAATTTCACCACCACCTCATCATGATATCTATTCAATCGAGGATTTAGCACAATTAATATTCGATTTAAAAAATGTTAATCCTAATGCAAGAATAAGTGTAAAACTCGTCTCAGAAATTGGCGTTGGAACTATTGCAGCTGGTGTTGCTAAAGGACATGCTGATATGATTCTCATTTCAGGGGGCGATGGGGGCACAGGAGCATCGCCCTTAAGTTCGATAAGACATGCAGGGCTACCTTGGGAACTTGGTCTATCAGAAACGCATCAGACATTAGTTTTAAATAACCTAAGAAGCAGAGTGCGGCTACAAACAGACGGTCAATTGAGAACCGGAAAAGACGTAGCTATTGCAACCATGCTCGGGGCTGAAGAATACGGTTTTTGCACAGCCGCACTAATAGTTTTGGGTTGTGTAATGTTAAGACATTGCCATTTAAACAACTGTTCGATAGGTATTGCAACACAGGAGGAGTTACTTGAAAATAGATTTAAGGGAAATCCTGATCATGTTGTTAACTATTTTAATTTTGTAGCAACCGAACTTAGAGAAATTATGGCAACTTTAGGAGTAAGGAAAATAGAGGAGATGGTAGGAAGAACAGATTTATTAAAAGTTAATAAAAGTATTATTCCCTGGAAAGCCAAGGGGATTGATTATTCAAGAATTCTCCATAAACCCAAAGTGGGCGATAATGTTGGCTGTAATACAAGGCAAGATCACGGGATAGACAGTGTCTTAGATAAGAAACTCATACACCTTTCAAAAAAAGCACTGACTGAAAAAGAACAAACAAAGATACACATGAAAATAAATAATGCAAACAGGTCAACTGGGGCTATGTTGAGCGGTGAAATCTGTAAAATCCATGGTGAGAGTGGCTTACCTCCCAATACAATCCATTGTAAATTTGAAGGAACTGCAGGACAGAGTTTCGGAGCATTTCTTGCAAAAGGCGTTACCTTCGAGCTCGAAGGCATGTCCAATGATTACATCGGAAAAGGGCTATTCGGTGGAAAGATAATCGTCTACCCTACTAAAAATTCTGATTATAAACCAGAAGAGAATGTGCTTATCGGAAATACTGCATTTTATGGGGCGATAAACGGGGAGGCCTACATAAATGGTATCGCTGGAGAGCGATTCTGCATAAGAAATTCTGGACTTTATGCTGTTGTAGAAGGTGTGGGAGACCATGGATGCGAATATATGACAGGTGGCAGAGTGCTTGTTTTAGGAAAAACCGGAAGAAATTTTGCCGCTGGCATGTCAGGCGGTATTGCCTATGTTTATGATGAAGATGAAAAATTCAAGTTACGATGCAATACCGATATGGTAATTCTAGAAACACCAGGTGATGAAGATAAAAATATTATAAAAACCCTTTTAAGCAATCATCACAGATACACAGGCAGCAGTCTCGCTAAACATTTTTTGGATAATTTTAAAAGTGAAATAAGGCATTTCGTTAAAGTAATACCCATAGAATACAAAAGAATTACTGAAGGCATTAAGGTAGAAGATAGATTAGATCTAAAGGAGTATACTGATGGGTGA
- a CDS encoding electron transfer flavoprotein subunit beta/FixA family protein, giving the protein MLVVTCVKQVPDTTQVKIDPVKGTLIREGVPFIMNPFDTHALEESLRLKDEYGLRVAVISMGPPNTEVTLRKALALGASEAVLLSDRVFGGADTLATSMVLAEAINRLDQKEEVAVVLCGRQTIDGDTAQVGPGIATRLGYSQLTLVDRIENLDLQAKKVRVRRKLEGRHELVEAPLPVMIAVVQEINKPRYPTVPMRLMAESATVTLWDNKEMELSEETIGLKGSPTQVRKIFSPERAKGEILGDGTSKPEEAAHLLLDRLIEKDLLNL; this is encoded by the coding sequence ATGTTAGTGGTTACATGTGTCAAACAGGTACCAGATACCACTCAGGTCAAGATTGACCCAGTCAAAGGCACTCTAATTAGAGAAGGTGTGCCTTTTATTATGAATCCGTTTGATACCCACGCCCTAGAAGAAAGCCTCAGGCTTAAAGACGAATACGGGCTTCGGGTAGCGGTAATTTCGATGGGTCCTCCCAATACTGAAGTTACGCTGAGAAAGGCTCTAGCCCTGGGAGCGAGCGAAGCCGTACTTTTGAGCGACCGCGTTTTTGGCGGAGCTGATACCTTGGCAACCAGCATGGTTTTGGCTGAGGCCATCAATCGGCTCGACCAGAAGGAGGAAGTGGCGGTGGTGCTTTGCGGTCGGCAAACCATTGATGGCGATACGGCTCAAGTTGGGCCGGGCATCGCCACCCGTCTGGGATACTCACAGCTGACCCTGGTAGACCGTATCGAGAATTTAGACCTGCAAGCTAAAAAGGTGAGGGTCAGACGTAAACTCGAGGGTCGACATGAACTAGTGGAGGCACCCTTACCGGTGATGATTGCCGTGGTTCAAGAGATTAACAAACCGCGCTATCCTACGGTGCCAATGCGGCTGATGGCTGAGAGTGCCACGGTGACATTGTGGGACAACAAAGAGATGGAACTAAGCGAGGAAACCATCGGACTCAAGGGTTCGCCTACACAGGTACGCAAAATCTTTTCGCCAGAGAGAGCCAAGGGTGAGATACTAGGCGATGGCACCAGTAAACCAGAGGAGGCTGCCCATTTATTATTGGACAGGCTGATAGAAAAAGACCTTCTTAATCTATAA